The Malus domestica chromosome 10, GDT2T_hap1 genome contains a region encoding:
- the LOC103444862 gene encoding small ribosomal subunit protein uS13m: MMLGLRGSIAIVSDASRRLLQSVSFHGVRVQCLNIRAGMEIPDNKPLKYALQYIRGIGRARAGLIISELNMTNKRAKDLTRREVVAIGDEISKYLVGRELATIVERDIKRMKDIQCYKGIRHIDKLPCRGQRTSTNARTRKANPRIAVASSNKVKNK; this comes from the exons atgatgttgGGGTTACGCGGTTCAATCGCAATCGTTTCTGATGCGAGTCGTCGACTCCTTCAATCTGTATCG TTTCATGGGGTCCGTGTGCAATGCCTGAATATAAGAGCAGGAATGGAGATTCCAGACAATAAGCCCCTTAAGTATGCGCTTCAGTACATACGTGGGATTGGCAGAGCGAGGGCCGGCTTGATCATATCTGAGCTAAACATGACCAACAAACGTGCCAAGGACCTGACCCGAAGAGAAGTTGTTGCTATTGGCGATGAAATCTCCAAGTACTTAGTTGGAAGGGAATTG GCAACTATTGTCGAGAGAGACATCAAGAGAATGAAGGACATTCAGTGCTACAAAGGGATCAGGCACATCGATAAGTTGCCTTGCCGAGGGCAGCGCACCAGCACCAATGCCAGGACTAGGAAAGCTAATCCACGGATTGCGGTTGCATCATCAAATAAGGTGAAGAATAAGTAG
- the LOC103422091 gene encoding ABC transporter G family member 1-like, protein MASTFNLNVHHNATEHEYGSAILEVETQVLPRTGGGGGGGRVQNNNHANLEEGVFLTWEDLWVTVVSKKNSIGSSSRSILQGLTGYAKPGELLAIMGPSGCGKSTLLDALGGRLSSNARQTGKILINGHKQALAYGTSAYVTQDDTLMTTLTVKEAVYYSAQLQLPDFMTKSEKKERAEVTIREMGLQDAMNTRIGGWGAKGLSGGQKRRVSICIELLTSPKLLFLDEPTSGLDSAASYYVMSRIANLDKSDGTPRTIVTSIHQPSSEVFQLFDSLCLLSSGRTVYFGPASAANHFFTLTGFPCPTLQNPSDHFLRTINKDFEQDIEQGATTPTEVAIDTLIRSYKESETFQQVQTQVAELCKQDSGEKLEKRSRAGFLTQSLVLTRRSFVNMHRDRGYYWLRLAIYISMTLGLGTIYHELGHGYRSIQARVLLLTYISSFLTFMAIGGFPSFVEDMKVFERERLNGHYGVCAFAFGNTFSSVPFLIMISVIPGAITYYLAGLHTGLEHFVYFSCVILACMMLVESLMMIVASIVPNYLMGIIAGAGIQGLLMLCGGFFQLPSDLPKPVWKYPMYYIAFHKYAYQGLFKNEFQGTMFPASEAGGPFISGEQILRDRWQVEMRYSKWVDVAVLFGMIVLYRVMFLVILKTTEKVKTSTTALLSMPTKRNMQVLVNPSSTPVHGENH, encoded by the exons ATGGCTTCTACTTTTAATCTTAATGTCCACCACAATGCTACTGAGCATGAATATGGTTCAGCTATACTGGAGGTTGAAACACAAGTACTGCCAAGGActggcggaggaggaggaggtggccGCGTCCAAAACAACAACCATGCAAATTTGGAGGAGGGTGTGTTTCTGACATGGGAGGACTTGTGGGTGACAGTAGTTTCCAAGAAGAACAGTATTGGTAGCAGCAGCAGATCAATCCTGCAAGGTCTAACTGGTTATGCCAAGCCTGGGGAGCTCTTGGCTATAATGGGTCCTTCTGGCTGTGGCAAGTCCACTCTCCTTGATGCTTTAGGAG GGAGATTGAGTTCAAACGCAAGGCAAACAGGGAAGATCCTAATCAATGGGCATAAACAAGCACTAGCTTATGGAACTTCG GCATATGTCACACAAGATGACACTTTAATGACGACATTAACCGTTAAAGAAGCCGTATATTACTCTGCTCAGCTGCAACTGCCAGACTTCATGACCAAGtcagagaagaaagagagagcagAAGTTACAATTAGAGAGATGGGTTTGCAGGACGCCATGAACACAAGGATTGGAGGTTGGGGAGCTAAAGGCCTTAGTGGTGGCCAAAAGAGGAGAGTAAGCATTTGTATTGAGCTTCTCACAAGCCCTAAGCTTCTCTTCCTTGACGAACCGACAAGCGGCCTTGACAGTGCAGCTTCTTATTATGTCATGAGCAGAATTGCAAATCTTGATAAAAGTGATGGAACTCCAAGGACTATTGTTACATCCATCCATCAGCCTAGCTCTGAAGTCTTTCAACTTTTTGACAGTCTTTGTCTTCTGTCTTCTGGAAGAACTGTCTATTTTGGTCCTGCTTCTGCAGCAAATCAT TTTTTCACTTTAACTGGTTTCCCATGCCCAACTCTCCAAAATCCATCGGATCACTTCCTTAGGACCATAAACAAAGATTTTGAGCAG GACATTGAGCAAGGCGCAACCACACCAACAGAAGTAGCAATTGATACTCTAATAAGGTCCTATAAAGAATCTGAAACCTTTCAGCAAGTTCAAACACAAGTAGCTGAACTGTGTAAACAG GACTCTGGTGAAAAATTGGAGAAGAGAAGCCGTGCTGGCTTTCTTACACAATCTCTCGTACTCACAAGAAGATCCTTCGTGAACATGCATAGAGATCGAGGCTATTACTGGTTGCGCCTGGCTATCTACATCTCCATGACCCTAGGCCTCGGTACTATCTATCATGAGCTTGGACATGGTTATAGATCTATTCAG GCAAGAGTCTTGCTGCTCACGTACATATCTAGTTTTCTAACTTTCATGGCCATTGGTGGATTCCCTTCCTTTGTGGAAGATATGaag GTATTTGAACGAGAAAGACTAAACGGGCACTATGGTGTCTGTGCATTTGCTTTTGGCAATACATTTTCTTCTGTGCCTTTCTTGATAATGATTTCAGTGATTCCCGGGGCAATAACTTATTACCTTGCTGGACTTCATACCGGATTGGAACACTTTGTCTACTTTTCTTGTGTGATACTTGCTTGCatgatgttggttgagagtCTTATGATGATAGTTGCTAGTATTGTGCCCAATTACCTCATGGGAATAATAGCTGGTGCTGGAATTCAAGGTCTTTTGATGTTATGTGGTGGATTCTTCCAATTACCAAGTGATCTTCCCAAGCCTGTGTGGAAGTATCCAATGTACTACATTGCCTTCCACAAGTATGCATACCAGGGATTGTTCAAAAATGAATTCCAAGGAACAATGTTTCCAGCAAGTGAAGCCGGAGGACCATTCATCAGCGGCGAACAAATTTTGAGAGACAGATGGCAAGTGGAAATGAGATATTCTAAGTGGGTGGATGTTGCTGTGTTGTTCGGGATGATAGTTCTATATCGAGTTATGTTCTTGGTTATCCTCAAGACTACGGAGAAAGTTAAGACTAGTACTACGGCCCTTCTGTCAATGCCTACCAAGCGAAACATGCAAGTATTGGTTAATCCCTCATCCACGCCCGTGCATGGAGAGAACCACTag
- the LOC103444863 gene encoding protein EXORDIUM-like 2: MYPIYHFATSLLLLLFLAEPGLGALVEEQPLVLKYHNGALLKGNITVNLIWYGHFTPIQRSIIVDFIHSLAPRRGPLPSASSWWKTTEKYKGGASNLVVGRQILHEAYSLGKSLGNRHLVALAGKVNALKAINVVLTASDVAVDGFCSRCGTHGSARDKKSAYVWVGNSVVQCPGQCAWPFHQPIYGPQTPPLVAPNGDVGVDGMIINLATLLAGTVTNPYNNGYFQGPATAPLEAVSACTGIFGTGAYPGYPGQVLVDKATGASYNAVGVNGRRFLLPAMWDPQTSACKPLV; the protein is encoded by the coding sequence ATGTATCCTATTTACCACTTTGCCACTTCTCTCTTGCTACTCTTGTTTCTGGCCGAGCCCGGTTTGGGTGCTTTAGTGGAGGAGCAGCCCCTGGTGCTCAAGTACCACAACGGCGCTCTTCTCAAAGGCAACATCACCGTCAATCTCATCTGGTACGGCCACTTCACCCCAATCCAACGCTCCATCATCGTCGACTTCATCCACTCCCTCGCCCCCCGGCGGGGCCCACTCCCCTCTGCCTCCTCCTGGTGGAAAACCACCGAGAAGTACAAGGGCGGCGCCTCCAATCTCGTCGTCGGCAGGCAAATCCTCCACGAGGCCTACTCTCTCGGAAAGTCCCTCGGCAACCGGCACCTGGTAGCCCTCGCCGGCAAAGTCAACGCGTTGAAGGCCATCAACGTGGTTTTGACTGCCAGTGACGTGGCGGTCGACGGCTTCTGTAGCCGCTGCGGTACCCACGGCTCCGCCCGGGACAAGAAGTCGGCTTACGTGTGGGTTGGGAACTCGGTGGTCCAGTGCCCCGGCCAATGCGCCTGGCCCTTTCACCAGCCCATTTACGGCCCGCAAACCCCGCCGTTAGTGGCCCCAAACGGCGACGTCGGAGTTGACGGCATGATCATAAACCTCGCCACTCTCTTGGCGGGAACAGTAACCAATCCGTACAACAATGGATACTTCCAAGGGCCGGCCACCGCGCCGCTCGAGGCGGTCTCTGCCTGCACGGGCATTTTCGGAACCGGGGCATACCCGGGTTATCCGGGTCAAGTCCTGGTGGACAAGGCGACCGGGGCGAGCTACAACGCGGTCGGGGTGAACGGGCGTAGGTTTCTACTGCCAGCCATGTGGGACCCGCAGACCTCTGCATGCAAGCCGCTTGTGTGA
- the LOC103444955 gene encoding small ribosomal subunit protein uS13c-like, with product MAQTLAMPLAPSLYVICNGRNSNPLSNGLSFPIRPPNQVGGLSIKCVRVGGVEIPNNKRVEYSLQYVHGIGRTRARTILIDLNMENKITKDLSEEELTIIRDEVSKYMIEGDLRRFNALNIRRLKEIQCYRGIRHSQGLPCRGQRTKNNTRTLKGKRVTVAGKKKAR from the exons ATGGCGCAAACACTGGCAATGCCTCTGGCACCCTCCCTCTATGTAATCTGCAATGGAAGAAACTCTAATCCCCTCTCCAACGGCCTCTCCTTCCCAATCAGACCCCCCAATCAG GTTGGTGGCTTGAGCATCAAATGCGTGCGTGTTGGCGGAGTTGAAATCCCCAACAACAAAAGGGTCGAGTACTCTCTTCAGTACGTTCATGGAATTGGGCGTACTAGGGCACGAACAATCCTAATCGACCTCAACATGGAGAACAAAATCACCAAAGATTTGTCGGAAGAAGAGCTCACCATTATCCGAGATGAAGTCTCCAAGTACATGATTGAAGGGGATTTG AGGAGGTTCAATGCCTTGAATATAAGGAGACTCAAGGAGATTCAGTGCTACAGAGGCATACGCCACAGCCAGGGATTGCCTTGCAGAGGACAGCGCACCAAGAACAACACTAGGACCCTGAAGGGTAAGAGGGTCACTGTTGCTGGAAAGAAAAAGGCCCGTTAA